Within bacterium HR17, the genomic segment CCCGCGCCGTTTCAACTCTTCCGCGACGGTCACTAAGTCCACCGGATCGCCCCGATTGAACAAGGTCAGGATCGCTTCGTAGATAGAGCGGTGCGGGCTGTAATAGAAATCCTCCGCTTGTAAAGTTTCAGCGGCGATGGCGATAGCGTCGCGATCCAGCAGCATCGCCCCCAAGACACATTGTTCCGCCTCCACGCTGTGGGGCATCGGGGCTGCAGGTGAGAGCGACGGAGCGGACAACCGTGCCGCTTCCATGCAGCGCGCCTCCTTTCCGACGACCTTACGCGGACGCTGCGACGATGTTGACCCGCAAAGTTGCCCGCACCTGCCGGTGCAACCGAACAGGAATTGTGTGCACGCCCAAACTCCGCAACGGCTCATCTAAATCGAGTTGGTCACGGTCCAGTTCAATGCCGTGCCGCTCTTTCAGGTGGGCGACGATCTCTTGCGCCGAGACCGCATGGTATAACCGACCGCCTTCGCCAGCGGGCACCGGAATGTCCAGCGTGATAGCGGCGAGCCGCTGCGCCAAATCTTGCGCGCGTTGCAGCGCCCGTTGGGCGCGCTGCTGATCCAACTGGCGACGCTTCTCCAATTCCCGCAACAACGCCGGTGTCGCCGGTTGAGCCAACCGACGCGGAATAAGATAGTTGCGGGCATAGCCGTCGGAAACCTCCACGACCTGAAACTTGTTGCCCAGTTTGGGGACATCCTGCATCAACACGACTTTCACAGCAGCAGCACCTCCGCGATTGAGCCTGAGCGTTAAACCCTTTGTGCCCGTGTCACCCGCCATGCGATGCACATTGTTATTCGTAGGGGTAGGTGATGGAAACACCAACCCCGAAAAGGCGATTGCGCCCTAAGTCTTCCAAGCCGAGCCGTAACGAGAGTGCAGGTGAAAGGCGCCAGTAAAGCCACGCATTCACTTGCCATCGGTCGGGGTCAAAGGCGTCCACATCCACCCCCCATCGGTTTGTTCCCCAACGCGCGCCGACCCCAAGTTTAGAACGCCGCACGCCAAAACGCCACGCCAAAGATGGCGCAATTTCCCGCTGAATTTGCAGATTTAAGCGCGTGCCGCGCCGGTCCGTGTAGGCACCGCCCAACAGGGCGAGGGGACTGGCAGGCGAACTTGCTGCCAGCCACGCCTCGCTGCGCCATTCGTCGGTCTCCGGATGCCACCACACCCACCAATCGGGATGCGCTTGCACGCGTGTCACCGCTTGCAAACGGTTCAACAGCGCTCTGCCCTGTTCAGCCGTCACGCGCACGGTCTTGATGGTGGGACCCAACTCTTGCAGCCCTTCTCGCAGGCTGCTTTGGGTGCGTTCGTCTTTTATCAAGTCGCGCACCGCTTGCGTGGCTTCCTTGATGTTTTCGCTGCTCTCCCGCAGGTTTACAGCGACTTGGCGCAAATTCTCCTTCACGCCCCCTTCCGTCACCAGCCACTTGACGGCGTCCAGCGTTTCATCCAAGTCTTGAGCGGTGTTGCGCAGATGTTCAGCGAATTTTTGCAGGTTGCCCTGAGTCCCCTCAATGAATTGCCGCAACCGCACAAGGGTCGCGTCCAGTTCGTCCATTGTCTTCTGCCCCTTGGCAGTCAAGGCAGCGAAGTTTTTCGCTGCCGTTTTGATGTTGCCTTGCACTTCAGCGTCGCTGACCAAAGCCCGCACCGCAGCGAGAGCCTCGCGAGCCTCGCCCAGCGTGCGATACACCTCGCCGCCTTCCGACAGCAATTTTTTGAGGGCTTCGCTGCTTTCCCGCAGGTTCGCTGCCAACGCCGCCAAGTCTCGCTGGGTGCGGTCGTTTGCCAACCCCTGTCGCACGCTGCGCACCGCTGCGCGGATTTCATGCACGGCTTGGGGTAAATCCCGTTGGAGGTATGGGTCCGACAACAATCGCGACAAGGACGCAGTCGCTTCCACGACATGGCTGAGCGCAATGTCCAGCCGCCGGTCGGCAAGCAACGCCGCCAACCGTTCACTGGCGTGGCGCATCCGTTGCACGGCGACCTGCACATCTGTCGGTGAGACACTGGATAAGAGGCTTTGCAACGCTTGCGCCGATTTTGCCAAACCCTCCAAAGTCGCCTGCAAATGGCGCTGCAACTGGGGATTACCCAACAGTTCGTTCAAGTTTTGCGCCAACTGATGGGCTTGCGGGACCAGTTCCTCCCACGAAACTGGGTCAACGCCCCGCACCACATCACCGTTAGCAATGACCTGACCGACACGGCGGTTGGTGATGTCCACATACGGACGCCCCAACAACGCCCCCACGCGGATGGTAATTTCCGACGCGGGAGGGTAATAGACGGGAACAGACCGCTCCATGCGGATAACTACCTGCACCGTCGCAGGCGGTCGCAACCGCACCTCGTCCACGACCCCCACGCGAATACCTTGCACCATTACTTCTGACCCTGGTTGCAACCCCATCGCTCGCGTGAACTCCACGACGAAGTGATGCCCGCGCTTTTGCCAAAGGGCTTGAAACCATACCGCCGCCCCGATCAAGATGCTGATACCCAGAAACACAAAAATGCCGGCGCGCAGCGCGGTGTCCGAGCGGACGCTCATCGGTGGCGTCACTCCTTCAGCGGGAACGATGCCTTGCCCGACCCAGCTGTCAACGGACCGATCGGGTCGCCCCGCAAGAATTGCTGCACCAGAGGGTTAGACAACTGACGGAACTCGTCAGGCGGCGCTTCGGCGACGATGCGCCCGTCGTGCAACAAGGCAATACGGTCGGCGAAACGCAACGCGCTGGCGATATCGTGCGTGACGACAATTTCCGTCACGCCGAAACGGTCACGCATTTTGCGGATGAGGTCGTTGATGACCCCGCTCATGACCGGGTCTAAACCGCTGGTCGGCTCGTCGTAAAGCACCAAGTCCGGCTGGGTGGCTAACGCCCGCGCGATCGCGATGCGTTTACGCATTCCACCTGAGAGTTGGTCAGGCAACATCATTTCCGTGCCGTCCAATCCGACGGCGTTTAACAACTCGCGCACCCGCTGTCGCAACTCTGGCTCGGAAAGGCGGTCGCGCAAACGCAACGGGAACGCGACATTCTCGGCGACGGTCATCCAATCAAACAGCGCGCCGCCTTGAAAGACAAACCCCATCCGAGGGCGCAGCCGCTCGTTCCATTCTCGTTCACTCAACCGGTGGGCTTCCTCACCGAACAGGCACAAGGTGCCCGATTCAATGGGTAACAACCCGGCGATCACTTTCAGCAAAGTGCTTTTACCGACCCCCGATAGACCGACGACAGCGACGATGTCGCCCTTGCGCACTGTCAGCGAAACACCCGCCAAAACCCGTCGCCCACTCAAGCGGCAATGGACATCAACAAGTTGCACGGGCACTGTTTCATTTGCCATATCCCATCGCGCCGGGGTTCAACCCGGCGAAGACCGCTTATCGCCCTCATGGTTGTCTCTGACGAACGACACCATCGGTTGCGCCAGAGGTCACCACCGACGCGAAAACGCCGTCGCCCTCACGGGGTGACTGCCGAACACCTTATCATGCCACGGCGAAGGCGGCGCGCCCAAACGGCGCTCATTCCACGATCAGCCACAAACCGTCGTAACCGACTGTGACGCCCTCTTTTTGCAAAGCGGCTGAGAGCAACTGATAAGGCGGTGTCCAATGGGGTGACAGGTGTGTGACGACGAATTGCCCCTGCCCCTTCAACATGCCTTCGTTCAGCAACCGTTCGCGCAATTGCCGCGCCTGTTCCAAGTTCATGTGCTCGCCGCTGGCAGGAGCGATGCCGAAGGTCGCATCAACGATGACCAAGTCCAGCGCGAACTGGCGCAAGTAATCCAACGCTTCCTCGCTGAGCCAACCCGTGTCGGTGGCGTAGAAGATGGCAAACTCGTCCCGCTCTATGACGAACACAAACGCCTCTTCTTCGTCAAGGCAGTGGCTGGCGCGCAAAGGATGCGCTTTTGTTCGTTCGTCCAAGCGGACAGGTTCAAAGGGTTTAAGTTTGTGGGCATCCACTTTCAGGTCGTATTTGCCTGCCGTCTCCCGCAGAAAAGTCTTGAGCCGCTCCACCACTTTGGCGTTGCCGTAAACTGTCAGTGGCGCTAACTCCGGCAGCAACCCGCTCTCGTGGCGGGCAGTTTTCTGCGCCCACACAACTGACCGGCGCAGCAGCAGCGGGTCAGTGCTGAAATGGTCGGGGTGCGAATGCGTGACTAACAGGTGGCGGACGCGAAACAATTCCACCTGCGCCCGCCACGCCGAATGGGGTAAGTCAGGGGGGCAATCAATGAGCACATCGGGAAACAGCAAGGCGCATGCAAAATGCCGCCAATCCCGCTCGTCCCGTTCCTCGCGGGCGCGGGCACAGTAGTCACAGCCACACCACGGCGACGGATACAAGTCCGATGAACCGGTGCCCAAAAGGACAAACCGTAACATCCCGCTGTCCCGCCCTTCCGCGTTGCCGTTGGAGTGCGATTGCCGCTACCATTGTAGCGTCACTCAGATAGCGTAGAGTCGCCCGCCGGGACGGTGATGGTGATGCGCCACCGCTGCCGAGGGATGGGGAGAACGGTAATGCGGCAATGGCTTTCAAGCGTCATCGCGTGTGTTCTTGTAACCGTTGGCTGCGAGCGGTTAACGCAAGCCGTCGTGGCGACGGCGCTGTTGACCGGTGTCGTCGGCAGTAGGGCTACGACGGCATCGCCCTCGGGTGACCTCGCCCGCGACGGCGTTCCTTCCGAGTGGGTGGCGCTGGAAGGCGAACGGGATTGGGAACTGGATGCGATCGCCCGCCGCTTGTTGGAAGGCGAGCCGCAGGCGGAACGGTTTCGGTGCGTTGTCGTGTTGCCGATGCGCGACCCCAACGCGTTCGCCAGCGAACAAGGGGACATCGCCGTCACCGAAGGGTTGCTGGAACGATTGCAAGGGCGCGATGAAATCGCTTTCGTGTTGGCGCACGAGTTGGCCCACCTGCTCAAAGGCCACCCACGCAACTTGGAACGCAACCCGACACGCTTGGAGCGCATTCGCACGGAAATTGAACGGGGCTTGGGCGGTTCAATTGTCGGCACGGGGTTGCAACTGCTGGTCAACGCTGTCGCCAGTTACTACAGCCGCGAGCGGGAACGGGAAGCCGACAGCGAAGCCGTGCGCCTGATGGCGAAAGCGGGTTTTGACCCCCAAGCCGCTGAACGGGCTTTGCGCCGCTTGGGGGAAGAGCAAGGGTTGCTCAGTTGGTTTCGGTCGCACCCGTTTTTATCGGAGCGGATAGACATCGTGCGGGAAGCCCGGCGGCGTTTTCGTCCCGCTGCCCTGCCCCCCGTGCTGGCGCCGCCGGCGAACTTGCCCCCTGAGGTCTTCGTGGACTGGCGAGTGGACAACAGTGTCGGTGGTGAACGCCCCGTCCCCCCCAACAACAGAGCCCTTTGGCAGCGCATGATGGCGGAAACGCAAAAATGGTTTTGGTCGGCGTTGATGGACACGACGCAACAAGGTAAAACGCCCTTCCGCCCCGCCAAACGCTGGCAACGCCACCGCGCGCAAACGCTCGTCTTGCACCTGAGGTTGCTGGATTGGACGCTTGAGCCGATTAAAAGCATGGACGGCTGGCTGCAGTGGCAAATACAGGTGCAATGTCGGTTGACCGACGCCGATGGGCGCCCTTGGGCAACTGGGCAATTGCGGTTCGGCACCGCCTTCGCTGAGAACGAACCGTTGGCGGAAACTTTGTTGCGCTCCGCACCGATTTTGGCGCGCCGCCTTGCCCGCTTCGTCACGGAGTGCTACCGACAAGGGTGAATTTTGCAGCCCCATTGATCGGGCGCATGACCGTAACCGATGGGCACGGAGGTGACACGGATGGCGATTTTAGTGCACAAAGACACGCGCGTCCTCGTTCAAGGCATTACAGGGCGTGAAGGCGAATTCCACACGCGGCTGATGTTGGATTACGGGACGCGCATCGTTGCAGGAGTCACGCCCGGCAAAGGCGGGCAACAAGTTCATGGCGTCCCTGTCTTTGACAGCGTGCACGAAGCCGTCAAAGCGGTCGGGGGCGTAGATGTCTCGGCGGTGTTTGTGCCCGCGCCGTTCGCTGCTGACGCCGTGTTGGAAGCGTTGGATGCCGGCGTGAAAGGGGTCGTCATCATCACCGAAGGCATCCCCGTCCACGACATGCTCAAAGTTGCCCGCGCCTTTGAAATAGCGGGTGACGGGCATTGGTTCATCGGACCCAACTGCCCTGGCGTCATCACGCCTGGCGGATGCAAAGTCGGCATCATGCCCGCACAAGTCTTTCAGCCAGGGCGCATCGGCGTCATCTCCCGCAGCGGGACACTAACTTACGAAGTCGTGGCGGAGTTGACCAAAGCGGGGTTCGGGCAAAGCACCTGCGTCGGCGTCGGCGGTGACCCCATCATCGGCTTGGACTTCGTGGACATCTTGCGCCTGTTCAACGATGACCCGCAAACTGACGCCGTCGTGCTTATCGGCGAGATCGGTGGGACGGATGAGGAAGAGGCTGCCGCGTTCATTGAGCGGGAAATGCACAAACCCGTCGTCGCCTTCGTCGCCGGCAAAACGGCGCCCGAAGGCAAACGGATGGGGCACGCGGGCGCCATCATCATGGGGCGTATGGGCACCGCCCAAAGCAAAATTGAGGCGTTCCAAAAAGCCGGCGTGCCCGTCGCTGACTTGCCTGAACAAATTCCCGCCCTATTGCGCCAACTGGTGGTTTCTGGACAAACGGACACAACCGCTGTAAAGTGAAGGGCGACGCACCCGAAAGCATGGGCAATTGGCGGCAGAGCAAGGAGTGAGCCAAGGATGCTGGGACGGGCGAAAATTAGCATCGTCGGAGCGGGCATGGTCGGGTCATCCGCCGCCCTGAAAATGGCGCAAAAGGAATTGGGTGACATCGTGCTCGCAGATGTCGTGGAGTTCGTCGCCGAGGGCAAAGCGTTGGATATGGCGGAATCTGCGCCGCTGGAGGGGTTTGACACCGAGATCGTCGGCAAGACCAACGATTACAGCGTCATCGCCGACAGCGATGTCGTCGTCATCACTGCCGGCGTCGCGCGCAAGCCGGGCATGAGCCGCATGGATTTGCTGATGACCAATGCGGGCATCGTGGAAGGCATTGCCGAACACATCCGCACATTGGCGCCCAACGCCGCCGTCATCGTCGTCACCAATCCGCTGGATGTCATGACCTACATCGCTTGGAAGGTCACAGGCTTTCCCCGCGAACGGGTCATCGGGCAAGCGGGCGTGCTGGATTCCATCCGCATGCGTTACTTCGTCGCGCAAGCGTTGGGCGTCTCGGTCAAGGATGTGCAAGCGATGGTGTTGGGGTCGCATGGCGACCAAATGGTGCCCTTGCCTCGCTACACGACTGTCGCAGGCGTGCCCATCACTGAACTGTTGCCACCAGAAACGATTGAGCACATCAACCAGCGCACGCGCGACGGTGGGGCGGAGATCGTCAACCTGCTAAAAACAGGCAGCGCCTACTACGCGCCGGGCGCAGCGGTTGCTGAGATGGTGGAAGCGATTGTGCGGGACAAAAAACGGTTGCTCCCGTGCAGCGTGTTGCTGCAAGGCGAATACGGCTTGCACGATGTCTTCATCGGCGTGCCCGTCGTGTTGGGCAAAAACGGTGTAGAGCGCATCGTGGAGTTGAAGTTGACCGAAGAGGAATTGCAGGCGCTCCGTCGTAGTGCCGACGAAGTCCGCAAGGGCATCGCTGACTGGGAAGCCGCAAAACGCCAAGTGGCATCGTAAAACCCAAAGATAGAACGACCCTTGCGCCGGTGGGCGCGCTGGTCAATCGGCGCCACCGCCTCGTTTATGGACAACGGGGCACTGGATAAACGCATGGAGCGAAAATGGGCCGGGCAGGATTTGAACCTGCGACCTTGGGATTAAGAGTCCCCTGCTCTGCCAGACTGAGCTACCGGCCCGTCGCGCCCTTGAGGTTCGCAAAGGGCAAGTAACATTTTAGGGCAACTTCCCCCGTCCTGAAAGAGGGCTGTTAAACTTGTCGCGGTGACGCGCATGGTGCGTCGGGTGGAGTTACCCTTCGTAGAGCCCTTGGCACTTTACCGCCGGTTGCCGTTGGAACGGCAAGGTGCCGTCGTTTTGCACAGCGGGTTAGACCCACTGCCTCAAAAGCCGTTCCGCTTAGCCCGCTACTGCTTTTTCGCGACGGAACCGTTTGTCCGTTTGGTCTATCGGGTCGGTGACAACTTTGTGTGGCTGCGGTGGGACGACGGGACGGGCGGTATCGCGCATGTCTCTCCGTGGCAGGCGCTGCGTGCCTTGTGGGCGACGATGCGGGAACGGTTGGGACGGTTGCCCGACTTGCCTACGCCGCTGCCCTGCGGGTTGATCGGTTTCCTGAGTTACGATTTACGGGTTACTTTGGAACGGTTGCCTCTGCGGGCGCGGCGCGATGTGCCTCTGCCTGATATGTGGTTTTGTGCTTACGGGGCTGTTTTAACGGTGGACTTGCGCGAACGGCGCGTTTACGCCGTCGCCACCGGTTTACCCGCAGCAGGGGCGACCGCTGACCGCTTAGCCGCTCAACGGTTGGAGCGGTTAGTCGCGTGGGCAATGGGTGACGAACGCCATCGCCCCGCGCATGTCGTTGAACCGCTCTCGCTCACGGCAGACATGAACAAGGACGCCTACCGTCGTGCCGTTGAACACATTCGGGATTACATCGCGGCGGGCGATGTGTATCAGGTTAACTTCGCCCATCGCTTTCGGGCGCCCGTCAGGGCTGACCCTTCGGCGCTGTTTTTGCGCCTTTGCGAGGTCAACCCTGCGCCCTTTGCGGCGTTTTTAAATTTGGGCGATTTTCATGTGCTGAGCGTTTCGCCCGAACGCTTTTTGCACTTTGACCCCGTCACGCGTATCGCCCAAACGCGCCCCATCAAAGGCACGCGTCCGCGCGGGGCGACGCCAGCGGACGACGCCGCCTTTGCCGATGAACTGTTGCACAGCGAAAAGGATCGCGCCGAGCACTTGATGATCGTGGACTTGGAGCGGAACGATTTGGGACGGATCGCGGAAATCGGCAGCGTGCAAGTCGCGGACTTGTGGGCGTTAGAGGCACATCCGACGGTGTGGCATTTGGTTTCTACGGTGCA encodes:
- the rplI gene encoding 50S ribosomal protein L9, with the translated sequence MKVVLMQDVPKLGNKFQVVEVSDGYARNYLIPRRLAQPATPALLRELEKRRQLDQQRAQRALQRAQDLAQRLAAITLDIPVPAGEGGRLYHAVSAQEIVAHLKERHGIELDRDQLDLDEPLRSLGVHTIPVRLHRQVRATLRVNIVAASA
- the mlaF gene encoding putative phospholipid import ATP-binding protein MlaF, which encodes MRKGDIVAVVGLSGVGKSTLLKVIAGLLPIESGTLCLFGEEAHRLSEREWNERLRPRMGFVFQGGALFDWMTVAENVAFPLRLRDRLSEPELRQRVRELLNAVGLDGTEMMLPDQLSGGMRKRIAIARALATQPDLVLYDEPTSGLDPVMSGVINDLIRKMRDRFGVTEIVVTHDIASALRFADRIALLHDGRIVAEAPPDEFRQLSNPLVQQFLRGDPIGPLTAGSGKASFPLKE
- the rbn gene encoding Ribonuclease BN, whose product is MLRFVLLGTGSSDLYPSPWCGCDYCARAREERDERDWRHFACALLFPDVLIDCPPDLPHSAWRAQVELFRVRHLLVTHSHPDHFSTDPLLLRRSVVWAQKTARHESGLLPELAPLTVYGNAKVVERLKTFLRETAGKYDLKVDAHKLKPFEPVRLDERTKAHPLRASHCLDEEEAFVFVIERDEFAIFYATDTGWLSEEALDYLRQFALDLVIVDATFGIAPASGEHMNLEQARQLRERLLNEGMLKGQGQFVVTHLSPHWTPPYQLLSAALQKEGVTVGYDGLWLIVE
- the loiP_2 gene encoding Metalloprotease LoiP — encoded protein: MRQWLSSVIACVLVTVGCERLTQAVVATALLTGVVGSRATTASPSGDLARDGVPSEWVALEGERDWELDAIARRLLEGEPQAERFRCVVVLPMRDPNAFASEQGDIAVTEGLLERLQGRDEIAFVLAHELAHLLKGHPRNLERNPTRLERIRTEIERGLGGSIVGTGLQLLVNAVASYYSREREREADSEAVRLMAKAGFDPQAAERALRRLGEEQGLLSWFRSHPFLSERIDIVREARRRFRPAALPPVLAPPANLPPEVFVDWRVDNSVGGERPVPPNNRALWQRMMAETQKWFWSALMDTTQQGKTPFRPAKRWQRHRAQTLVLHLRLLDWTLEPIKSMDGWLQWQIQVQCRLTDADGRPWATGQLRFGTAFAENEPLAETLLRSAPILARRLARFVTECYRQG
- the sucD gene encoding Succinate--CoA ligase [ADP-forming] subunit alpha gives rise to the protein MAILVHKDTRVLVQGITGREGEFHTRLMLDYGTRIVAGVTPGKGGQQVHGVPVFDSVHEAVKAVGGVDVSAVFVPAPFAADAVLEALDAGVKGVVIITEGIPVHDMLKVARAFEIAGDGHWFIGPNCPGVITPGGCKVGIMPAQVFQPGRIGVISRSGTLTYEVVAELTKAGFGQSTCVGVGGDPIIGLDFVDILRLFNDDPQTDAVVLIGEIGGTDEEEAAAFIEREMHKPVVAFVAGKTAPEGKRMGHAGAIIMGRMGTAQSKIEAFQKAGVPVADLPEQIPALLRQLVVSGQTDTTAVK
- the mdh gene encoding Malate dehydrogenase; translated protein: MLGRAKISIVGAGMVGSSAALKMAQKELGDIVLADVVEFVAEGKALDMAESAPLEGFDTEIVGKTNDYSVIADSDVVVITAGVARKPGMSRMDLLMTNAGIVEGIAEHIRTLAPNAAVIVVTNPLDVMTYIAWKVTGFPRERVIGQAGVLDSIRMRYFVAQALGVSVKDVQAMVLGSHGDQMVPLPRYTTVAGVPITELLPPETIEHINQRTRDGGAEIVNLLKTGSAYYAPGAAVAEMVEAIVRDKKRLLPCSVLLQGEYGLHDVFIGVPVVLGKNGVERIVELKLTEEELQALRRSADEVRKGIADWEAAKRQVAS
- the pabB gene encoding Aminodeoxychorismate synthase component 1 codes for the protein MVRRVELPFVEPLALYRRLPLERQGAVVLHSGLDPLPQKPFRLARYCFFATEPFVRLVYRVGDNFVWLRWDDGTGGIAHVSPWQALRALWATMRERLGRLPDLPTPLPCGLIGFLSYDLRVTLERLPLRARRDVPLPDMWFCAYGAVLTVDLRERRVYAVATGLPAAGATADRLAAQRLERLVAWAMGDERHRPAHVVEPLSLTADMNKDAYRRAVEHIRDYIAAGDVYQVNFAHRFRAPVRADPSALFLRLCEVNPAPFAAFLNLGDFHVLSVSPERFLHFDPVTRIAQTRPIKGTRPRGATPADDAAFADELLHSEKDRAEHLMIVDLERNDLGRIAEIGSVQVADLWALEAHPTVWHLVSTVQGRILPHCDVVDVLQAMFPGGSVTGAPKVRAMEIIDELEPVARNLYTGCIGYWSFTGHCDFNIAIRTITVHNGVAFFHVGGGIVADSDPDAEYDETLAKAQGMARALGYGKLVATQR